The following are encoded together in the Bacteroidota bacterium genome:
- a CDS encoding carboxypeptidase-like regulatory domain-containing protein — MRRTFTKMYAAIALMLISTLGFSQGIVKGIAWDGDMKEAMVGANVIQKGTMNGVTSNFDGSFELSVPAGSSVIEFSFMGYKTIDVPVEVTDGQTTDLGR; from the coding sequence ATGAGACGCACATTTACTAAGATGTATGCTGCGATTGCACTAATGTTAATTTCTACACTAGGGTTTTCGCAAGGAATTGTTAAAGGTATCGCCTGGGATGGTGATATGAAGGAAGCGATGGTGGGAGCCAACGTAATACAAAAAGGAACAATGAACGGAGTTACATCAAACTTCGACGGTTCTTTTGAATTGTCTGTTCCGGCAGGAAGTTCTGTTATAGAATTTTCTTTTATGGGATACAAAACTATCGATGTTCCTGTTGAAGTTACAGACGGACAAACTACCGATTTAGGTAGA
- the pgi gene encoding glucose-6-phosphate isomerase, with product MALQNINPTSTDAWGKLENHIYEAKDLKIKDLFEADKARFNKFSAKFNDILVDYSKNILTEETLKILLELADETALKDAIEKQFSGDKINVTEGRAVLHTALRNRSNTPVMVDGKDVMPDVNRVLAQMREFTNTVVSGDWKGYSGESITDVVNIGIGGSDLGPLMVSEALKSYKTRLNMHFISNVDGTHVVETLKGLNPETTLFIIASKTFTTQETMTNALSARSWFLESAKNEAEVAKHFVALSTNKEKVTDFGIEEANMFEFWDWVGGRYSLWSAIGLSISLSIGFDNFEKLLSGAHDMDKHFREASFGENIPVILALIGIWYNNFFGAESEVILPYDQYMHRFAAYFQQGNMESNGKTTDRNGKPVDYQTGPIIWGEPGTNGQHAFYQLIHQGSKMIPADFMAPAQSQNPIGDHHPKLLSNFFAQTEALAFGKDEETVVAELKAAGKSEEEIAELKNFKIFEGNRPTNSILFKKLTPEVLGSLLAMYEHKIYTQSVIWNVFAYDQWGVELGKQLANMILPELNSNDKVSSHDASTNGLINAYKEMR from the coding sequence ATGGCATTACAAAATATAAACCCTACATCTACCGATGCATGGGGGAAACTGGAAAATCATATATACGAGGCAAAAGACCTTAAAATAAAAGATTTATTCGAGGCTGATAAAGCTCGTTTCAATAAATTTTCGGCTAAGTTCAACGATATTTTAGTCGATTATTCTAAAAATATCTTAACAGAGGAAACATTAAAAATCTTACTGGAGCTTGCTGATGAAACAGCTTTGAAAGATGCTATTGAAAAGCAATTTTCGGGAGATAAAATAAATGTAACAGAAGGAAGAGCTGTTCTTCACACTGCATTACGTAACCGTTCAAATACTCCGGTGATGGTCGACGGTAAAGATGTAATGCCTGATGTAAACAGAGTGTTGGCTCAAATGAGGGAATTTACAAACACAGTGGTTTCAGGCGACTGGAAAGGATATTCAGGCGAGAGTATTACCGATGTTGTTAACATAGGAATCGGTGGGTCTGATCTTGGACCATTGATGGTTTCGGAAGCGCTAAAGAGTTATAAAACTCGTTTAAATATGCACTTCATTTCTAATGTTGATGGTACTCACGTTGTAGAAACATTAAAAGGCTTAAATCCTGAAACAACTTTGTTCATTATTGCTTCAAAAACATTTACTACCCAGGAAACAATGACTAATGCACTTAGTGCAAGATCTTGGTTCTTAGAGTCGGCTAAAAACGAAGCAGAAGTAGCAAAGCATTTCGTAGCTCTTTCTACGAACAAAGAAAAAGTTACTGACTTTGGTATTGAAGAAGCAAACATGTTCGAATTTTGGGACTGGGTAGGAGGTCGTTACTCACTTTGGAGTGCTATCGGTCTTTCTATTTCTCTTTCTATCGGTTTCGATAACTTTGAGAAACTTTTAAGCGGTGCTCACGATATGGATAAGCATTTCCGCGAAGCTTCTTTTGGTGAGAATATTCCTGTTATTTTGGCATTAATCGGAATTTGGTATAATAACTTCTTCGGTGCAGAAAGTGAAGTAATTTTACCTTACGATCAATATATGCACCGTTTTGCGGCTTATTTCCAACAGGGAAATATGGAAAGTAACGGGAAAACAACCGATAGAAACGGGAAACCTGTTGATTACCAAACAGGACCAATTATCTGGGGAGAGCCCGGCACAAATGGTCAGCACGCTTTTTATCAGTTAATTCACCAGGGTTCAAAAATGATTCCTGCCGATTTTATGGCACCTGCTCAATCGCAAAACCCAATTGGTGATCATCATCCAAAATTATTATCAAACTTCTTTGCTCAAACCGAGGCGCTTGCTTTTGGTAAGGATGAAGAAACAGTTGTTGCTGAGCTTAAAGCTGCCGGAAAATCGGAAGAAGAAATTGCAGAGCTAAAAAACTTCAAAATATTTGAAGGTAACCGCCCTACAAATTCAATATTATTCAAAAAGCTTACTCCTGAAGTTTTAGGAAGTTTATTGGCAATGTACGAGCATAAAATATACACTCAAAGTGTTATTTGGAATGTATTTGCATACGACCAGTGGGGAGTAGAGCTAGGTAAGCAACTTGCAAATATGATTTTGCCAGAGCTAAATAGCAACGATAAGGTTTCATCACACGACGCATCAACAAACGGGTTGATTAATGCGTATAAGGAGATGCGTTAA
- a CDS encoding BlaI/MecI/CopY family transcriptional regulator, with protein sequence MRSLTKAEEEVMQILWEVKEAAVKELIEHMPEPKPAYNTVSTIIRILETKEVVGHRKKGKGYIYFPLIEKEEYSQNSLNKLVTGYFDGSFKSMVSFFMNKNDVNTKELDEILKMIEDKKENND encoded by the coding sequence ATGAGATCTCTAACAAAAGCCGAAGAAGAAGTTATGCAAATTCTTTGGGAAGTAAAAGAAGCAGCGGTTAAAGAATTAATCGAGCACATGCCGGAGCCTAAACCTGCTTACAACACCGTTTCTACCATAATAAGAATACTGGAGACAAAAGAAGTTGTAGGTCATAGAAAAAAAGGCAAAGGATATATTTATTTCCCATTGATTGAAAAAGAAGAATACAGTCAGAATAGTTTAAACAAACTGGTGACCGGGTACTTTGATGGAAGTTTTAAAAGTATGGTATCGTTTTTTATGAATAAAAATGATGTAAATACAAAGGAACTCGATGAGATATTAAAGATGATAGAAGATAAAAAAGAAAACAATGATTAG
- a CDS encoding M56 family metallopeptidase, with amino-acid sequence MISYLLEVTLYQFILLAVYHAGFKRYTFFGVNRFFLLLSVLISFLLPFISMPGIVQQNPIMLPEIVLVSGSISPKEIIDTTSINWNLDVVLYVGFVVFALLFAVRIFKLYRIISLNSRKKENNYIMVNLKSENEVFSWFNYVFAHNDKLSEETLSHELVHIKQKHSIDIIILEITQVILWFSPVIRWYKHELQLVHEYQADARASKESVSSYAQLLVNELFQVNELSLVHNFWKVSQIKSRIKMLKKMKTPKIKSFKYLLVLPLLAVMTLQYSCSREENVSEVYQSDDVNKTQLTDEDVYNFQAVDVQPQIKGIDQSFSKEDKYLAFQKFIMKHVKDNFQYPEEAKNNGEQGRVIAQFIIGTDGKVKDVKVLRGVTEELDAEAVRIVKLIPDLEPAQNEGKKVPVSFMLPITFKLQ; translated from the coding sequence ATGATTAGTTATTTATTAGAGGTAACACTTTATCAGTTTATTTTATTGGCAGTGTATCACGCAGGTTTTAAGCGTTATACCTTTTTCGGGGTAAACAGGTTTTTCTTATTACTGTCAGTTTTAATATCATTCCTGCTTCCGTTTATCAGTATGCCGGGAATCGTTCAGCAAAATCCAATTATGCTACCCGAAATAGTTCTTGTTTCCGGAAGTATTTCACCAAAGGAGATTATTGATACAACATCAATAAACTGGAATTTAGATGTAGTTTTATATGTTGGATTTGTTGTGTTTGCACTGCTGTTTGCAGTTAGGATATTTAAGCTTTACAGGATAATCAGTTTAAATTCGAGAAAGAAGGAAAACAACTATATTATGGTGAATCTAAAATCGGAGAATGAAGTTTTTTCATGGTTCAATTATGTGTTTGCACACAATGATAAGTTAAGCGAAGAAACTCTTTCACACGAATTAGTTCACATAAAACAAAAGCACAGTATAGATATTATTATTCTGGAAATTACTCAGGTTATTTTATGGTTTTCACCTGTTATACGATGGTATAAGCACGAATTACAGCTTGTACACGAATATCAGGCTGATGCCAGGGCAAGCAAAGAGTCTGTTTCTTCTTATGCACAACTTTTGGTTAATGAATTATTTCAGGTAAATGAACTTTCACTTGTTCATAATTTCTGGAAGGTAAGTCAAATTAAAAGTAGAATCAAAATGTTGAAAAAGATGAAAACTCCAAAAATTAAAAGTTTTAAGTATTTATTGGTACTTCCATTACTTGCTGTAATGACGTTGCAATACTCATGTTCACGCGAAGAGAATGTATCAGAGGTGTATCAATCGGATGATGTAAATAAAACCCAATTAACAGATGAAGATGTATATAATTTTCAGGCAGTTGATGTTCAGCCTCAGATAAAAGGTATAGATCAGTCTTTTTCGAAAGAAGATAAATATCTTGCATTCCAAAAGTTCATTATGAAACATGTTAAGGATAACTTCCAATATCCTGAAGAAGCTAAGAATAACGGTGAACAGGGTAGGGTTATAGCACAGTTTATTATTGGAACAGACGGTAAAGTGAAAGATGTAAAAGTTTTACGTGGGGTTACTGAAGAACTGGATGCAGAAGCTGTAAGAATTGTGAAATTAATTCCTGATTTAGAGCCTGCACAAAACGAAGGTAAAAAGGTTCCTGTTAGCTTTATGCTTCCTATTACTTTTAAACTGCAATAA
- a CDS encoding Lrp/AsnC ligand binding domain-containing protein produces MRKDSLQMDGIDKVIVRELMSDARTPILEIARKVGVSGAAIHQRLRKLEKTGLLSGHHLHIDPKVLGYKTTAFVGLFLDKADDNERIIDELNKIPEILECHYTTGNYSLFVKLTCFDNDHLMNVLNKEIQTIKGVSRSETFISLSQNIGRQIEV; encoded by the coding sequence ATGAGAAAGGATAGTTTACAAATGGATGGAATCGATAAAGTAATTGTTAGGGAACTAATGTCTGATGCGCGTACTCCTATATTGGAAATTGCCAGAAAAGTTGGGGTATCAGGAGCAGCAATTCACCAACGCTTGCGAAAACTTGAAAAAACAGGATTACTTTCCGGGCATCATTTACATATCGACCCAAAAGTATTAGGATATAAAACAACTGCTTTTGTTGGTTTATTCTTAGATAAAGCCGATGATAACGAAAGAATAATAGACGAATTAAATAAAATTCCTGAAATACTGGAATGTCATTACACTACAGGTAATTATTCATTGTTCGTGAAATTAACATGTTTCGACAATGACCACCTGATGAATGTTTTGAACAAAGAAATTCAAACAATAAAAGGTGTTTCCAGATCAGAAACCTTTATTTCACTTTCGCAAAATATCGGACGTCAGATAGAGGTTTAA
- a CDS encoding SPOR domain-containing protein: MKKTLFVFLLSITMVSCGVSKKEHEESVTRYEEELEAAQVKNQELEEEIQVQSKEIKTMKKKVVTMKEEHTNELEQLSTTIPSGVYYRIQIGAIKNPASDAELGQFLIKEGEYYKWRIGYFKTLEEVELAKKDLKKLGAKRFWVVPMKDGEIITYQQAKLESEISENGF; encoded by the coding sequence ATGAAAAAAACATTATTTGTCTTTTTACTATCTATAACGATGGTAAGTTGCGGAGTTTCGAAAAAGGAGCATGAAGAAAGTGTTACCAGATATGAAGAAGAACTTGAAGCAGCACAGGTAAAAAATCAGGAACTAGAGGAGGAAATTCAGGTTCAGTCCAAGGAAATCAAAACTATGAAGAAAAAAGTAGTAACGATGAAAGAGGAGCATACAAATGAGCTCGAACAACTTTCTACTACTATACCTTCAGGAGTTTATTACCGCATTCAAATTGGGGCAATAAAAAATCCTGCTTCCGATGCAGAATTAGGCCAATTCCTTATTAAAGAAGGTGAATACTACAAATGGAGAATTGGATACTTCAAAACACTTGAGGAAGTAGAATTAGCTAAAAAAGACTTAAAAAAATTAGGTGCAAAACGTTTTTGGGTAGTTCCGATGAAAGACGGAGAAATTATTACCTACCAACAGGCTAAATTAGAGTCTGAAATTTCAGAAAACGGATTCTAA